The Intrasporangium calvum DSM 43043 sequence CTCGTGATCGTGAGCTGACCGGCGAACGCCTCGACACCAGGGGGCAGCTCCACCGCAACCCGGCCGTCGTCTTCGACGTGCGCCTCGAGGGGCGGATCCGCCTGCACCGTGAGCTCCTGGACCAGGGCAGGCCCGTGCACCTCGACCATGCCGGTCCGCGGCTCCGACCCGACTCCGCCTCCGCCGAGGTCGATGGACACCGGCACGACGGTCATCCGAGCGGAGGCAAGGGCCGCCGCGGCGTCGTCCGCGACGGATTTCGTGTCGGTGCGGACGACGTCGCGCAGCGCCTCGAGAGCCCCGAGTGCGGCGGCCGGGTCATCGTGGAGCAAGCGGTCCCGGAGCTCGCTCACCGCTCCGCGTCGGAAGGTCGGGTTGGCCTCCTTCAGGGCGGCCGCGACGGCTTCGGGGATCGGCGCCGGACGCAGCCGGCGTCGTCGACTCCGGGCGACGTAGAGGTCGCCGGCCATCTCCACGTCCCGACCCGGGGTCTGCTTCGGGTTCTCGGCGCGGACCCGGTCGAAGACGTAGTCGTAGAGCTCATCCAGTGAGACGAGGCCGTCCTCGTCCCGGTCCGCGTCGCCGGTGCGCAGCCCCTCGACCACCGCCGACGTGAAGACTGACGGCCTGACCGTCTGGTCGGCAGCCAGAGCGGTCCCCTCGAACGCGTACTCGATGGCGCTGGAGGCGCTGATCACCGCCCGGCCCCGGCCGCCACCGAGCCGCTCGGCGGGGAAGCTGTCCATCACGTTGACCGGCCCGGCTGCTCGCACGGTGACGCCCTCACCGAACGCGCCGCCGTAGCAGCAGTCGAGGAAGAGGACGATGCTGCGCGCCCGCGACGTCTTCATGCACCGCTGGATGAAGTCTGCGGACACCGCTGTTGAACCCAGCCGGTCCGGCCGGGTGTTCCGGGCGGCGACGAACAGCTCACCGGTGTCGCTCTTGAGGCCGTGCCCGGAGAAGTGGAGCAGGAGCAGGTCATCAGGGCGGCTGTCAGCGAAGGCGTCCTCGATCCGGCTCTGGACCTCGTACGACGGCTCGTTGTGCACGACGGTCACGGTGAACCCGCCCACCTCCGGGTCCCCCAGGACGTCGGCCAGGGCCTCGGCATCTGCTGCCGGCGCTCTGAGCTGGCCAAGGCTGGCGTGGTCGTAGGTGTCGTTCGCCACGATGAGGGCGCGCCGCGTCCCGCTCATGCCGACCCCTGGATCCCGTGCCGGTCGAGGAAGACCTGCAGCAGCTGATGCCGCTCGAGGTCATCGGCGTCCTCGAGCACGATGACGTCGCCGTCGATCTCGAGGCGGACCGAGCGCTCGGACGGGGCTCCGCGGCGGAGCCAGCCTCGCAGCGAGGCGAGGAGCGTGGGCAGCCCGCCGGAGCCGAGGACGGCGACGGTCAGGGCGCCGATCTCGGCCGGGCCAAGGGCGCGCGTCCCGTCCGGCGCGGCACCGGACTCCGCCGGAAGGAGGGCGACCTCGAGCGCGTCAGCGTGCCACAGCTCGTCCCGAAGCTGGCGGTGCAGGACCTCGAGACGTGCGCGGTCAGCCCCGACCTCGTCCAATGACAGCCTCAGACTCGCGTTCACTGGTCCACCCCCCGGTGGTGCGCCCCCTGCACCATGAATCGTACGCGTGATGCCGGTGTCCGTCCCGGCGTTCCCTACCATTCCCTGACCATTTCCTGACCAAACCCACAGGAACCAGATCTGGCGCATCGGCCTGACGGGGTGCGAGACTCGACGAGGCGGGTCACGCGACGTGACGCCGCCCACATTCGTAATAGAACTTTCACCGAACCCCTCGCCAGACCCGCCAGTGCTCGGTTACACTTGGAGGCAGCGAAGGGTTGGGCCCGCACGAACCGCGCCCAGCCCTTCTGCATGTGCTGGCTCGCGCTGTCCCCCTGTCGGTGCGAGCCAGCTCAAGCGGAGACGGACCCGGTGCCTCAGGCACCGGGTCCGTCTGCTTTGCGCCACGTGCTGGGCCCGAGCCGGCCCAGCCAAGCGTTCAGGCCTTGGGTTTCGGCGTGCTGCCCCGCGTCTCGCTCGGCAGGGTGCCGACCGAGCCGTCGATGGCGTCGGAGCCGAGCGTCGAGTCCACCGCGGTGACCTCGCCCTCGTTGCCCCACGGCGTGGCTCCGGGCTCGTCGAGCTGCTCGTCGGCCCACGTCGAGGCCTGCTCCACCTCCGCGTCCGTCACGAGGTCGTCGGAGGAGCGGTCCTTGGCGTCCGCCAGAGCGGCCTGACCCTTGGCGGCCAGGTCGGTCGCCTTGTCCTTGGCCTTGGCGGCGGCCCCGGTGACTGCCTCGGTGACGGCCTCCTTGGCGGTGCCCACCTTCTCGGCGGCCTTGTCCTTGAGCGAGGGGCTCGCGTCGAAGGCGGTCGAGGCGCCGGTCCCGCCCAGGCTCCCGTCCGAGGAGGTGGCCCACGGGTCGTCGGCCTGCTGCCGGCGATACGCAGCGACGGCTGCGACGGCGGCGGCACCGAGACCGATGACGATGAGCCAGGTGCGCCGGCCGTGCCGGACCGGTTTGGCGACGGCCTCGCCGCTCAGGACGCGATAGGCGTCACGCACGCGGTCACTGTGGTCCCGCGCCGACTCCCGTACATGCCTCACACGGGGTTCGTCGCGCATCCGCTCCTTGGCCTCGTCGGCGCCCTGGGCGAGGGCGGCCGAAGCCACCCCGATCGCCGCTCCCACCTTGGGCAGGAGCGAGTCGACCAACGTCGACTGGGCGGACTCGACCTTCGGCCGGGCCCGCTCTGCGAGGTCCGCGGCGACCGGGGCCGCGCGCAGCTTCGCCTCGTCGAGGGCCAGCTTGACGCGCTCAGCAGCGTCGGTCGCGACCGGCGCCGCCTGTTCGCGCATCACGGCGAGCCGCTCGCCCGCCGTGTGGCCGAGCTCGCTGGCCGTGGCCGCAGCGTGCTCCCGAGCCTCGACGACCTGCATCTTGAGCCTCTCGGATCGGGTCGGTTTCGTTCGGAACATGCAACTCCTCCTAGGTCCTCTGGTCCTTACCCACCCTGAGCGCATCCGCACGTCAACGCACGACGCCGTATGCCGCCGGGCTCACTTCCACACGCCCGCGCGGTAGGTGCCGCGCCGGTCACCAACGTCCGGAGCCCGGGACGTCCGGGGCGTCAGGCTCGAGCGGCAGGTCGTCGATCGGCTCGCCCGTCTCGTCGTAGGCGCGTTCGGGCCGCCCTGCGCCGAGGCTGACGTCCGGCTCGGGTGGTCCGTCGAGCGGGGCCTCCGGGTCGACCTCGACCGACAGGACCTCCTCGGCGACCTCCTCCTCGTCCGGGATGATGTCGAAGTCGTCCGGCGTGGCCGCGGCCCCACCGGCCGCTGCCGCACCCGCGCCGGCGGCAGCGCCGGCCGCAGCTGCTCCCGCCCCACTGGCAGGGGCGCCTCCCGAGCCGTGCGTGCCGCCCTCGGCCAGCTTGTCGACACCCTTGGCGACCTGCTCCTTCGCCTTGGCGATCTTGTCGGCGTACTTGCCCTCGGTCTTCTCGTCCAGCTTGGCGCCCGCCTTGTCGAGCACCGACCCGACCTTGTCCCGGTTCTCCGCCGCGAGGTCCCCGGCCTTCTCCCGGGCCTGCTCGGCCACCTTCTTCGCCTCCTCGGCGAGATGGTCCGCCTTCTCCTTGAGACCGAGCTCATCCGCCTTCTGCTTGAGCTTGTCGATGAATGACATGGCCACTCCTTCGCTCGGGGGTTCCTGTCTCGATCCTTCACCCGACAGCCCGCCGGGTCCACCCTCCTCATACCCAGCCACCACCCGTCAACCGGCGCCGAGCGGGCGGACACCGAGGCACTCTGCCAGCCCAGCGGCATACGGCTGCCTCCGAGGAGGCACCCGGCGGCGTGCGAGGATTGGGCCCATGAAGGCAACCCTGCACACGAACCACGGCGACATCGTCATCGAGCTCTTCCCGCACCACGCGCCCAAGACCGTCGAGAACTTCGTCGGCCTCGCCAAGGGCGACAAGGAGTACAAGGACGACGCCGGCCGAACCAACCCGACCCGGTTCTACGACGGACTGGTGTTCCACCGCATCATCCCGAACTTCATGATCCAGGGCGGCTGCCCCCTCGGTCAGGGCTTCGGTGGCCCGGGCTACACCTTCGACGACGAGATCCACCCGGAGAAGGACTTCACCCAGCCCTACATGCTCGCCATGGCCAACGCCGGCAAGCGGATGGGCAAGGGCACCAACGGCTCCCAGTTCTTCATCACGACGGCGCCGACCACCTGGCTGCAGGGCAAGCACACGATCTTCGGTGAGGTCGCAGACGGTCCGTCCCGTGAGGTCGTCGACAAGATCGGCAACATCCCGACCGGCGCCAACGACAAGCCGCGCGAGGACGTCGTCATCAACTCGGTCACCTTCGAGGACTGACGCACCTTGTCCGACAGTGGAACCGGAGCCCAGCCCCCCATCGCCCCGGGGGCTGGGCAACAGCCGGCCGGGCCCTCGGTGTGCCCCCGCCACCCCGACCGCGAAGCCTACGTCAAGTGCCAGCGCTGTGGCCGGCCCGCGTGCCCCGAGTGCCAGCGCCCCGCCGCGGTCGGCATCCAGTGCGTCGACTGCGTCCGGGAGGCGGCCCGCACGGCCCCGACGACCCGGACGGTCTTCGGCGGCCGGCCGACCGACGGCCGCCCCATCGTCACACAGGCAATCATCGGCATCTGCGTCGTCGTCTTCCTCGTCCAGTGGGTTTCGCCTGGCACGACGGTCGACTACGCCTTCGCGCCGAGCGCAGGCTGGATCGAGCCCTGGCGTTTCGTGACGGCAATGTTCCTCCACGCGCCCCGCTCGCTGCTGCACATCGGTTTCAACCTGTACGCGCTCTTCATCCTCGGCTCATACCTTGAGCCGCTCATGGGACGGGCCCGACTCGCCGCTCTGTACCTCATCAGCGGTATCGGCGGCCAGGTGAGCGTCCTGCTCTTCGCAGGCAACCCAACCATCGAGGGCCTCTTCAACGGGACGGATGCGGCCTGGGCGACGCCGGTGGTGGGCGCGTCTGGCGCCATCTTTGGCCTGTTTGGTGCCCTCATCGTGCTCAACCGGCACCTGGGCCGTTCAGCCGCAGGGATGTACGGCGTGCTGCTCATCAACGGGGTGCTTGGGTTCGTCATCCCGAACATCTCGTGGCAGGCGCACCTCGGCGGCTTCGTCACCGGGCTGGCCTGCGCCGGGGCAATCGTCCTGTTCAGGCGCCAGCGTGTGCGGCACCTGACGTGGTTGGCCCTCAGTGCGGTGCTCGCACTGCTCGTCGTGATCTCCGTGGGCAAGTACCTCACGGTCCCGGTCGAGATCCGCGATCTCACCGCGTTCCGCCGCTGACCCGTGGGACCCGGGAGACCGCAGCTGAGGTGCGCGCCAGACGTCGAAGGCGTCGAACAGGGTTGTCCACCGCTGTGGACAACCCTGTGGACGTAGTTACATCGTTGTCATTCGTCCCCAGCTGGGGACAAGCTGTGGACAACTCGGGGTCAGCGCCACCGCATCGTCATGATGAAGCCGCCCATGAGGAGTGCGAAGCCGATGGCGAGGTTCCAGACCCCGATCGCGCTGATCGGATAGCGGTACTCCGTGATGTAGTAGGTCACGATCCACAGCAGCCCGAGGACGAGAAGCGTGACGAATGCGGGTGCCCACCACGTCGGGTTGGGCTGGGTGGCCTTGGACTTCGGCGGCGGGATGTACGCAGCCGTCTTGCGGTCACGGCCTTTGGACTCGGGCACTGCAGGCTCCTCGGCTCAGAGCGTGGGTGAGAATAGGTGTGCACAGCCTAGTTGAGAGGTTTCACGCATGGTGACCGACGTCCGGCCGGACCGCGGGTCCGACGACGCCGCACCCCTGAACCCGGTTCCCTCCGCGGACGACGCGCAGCAGCCCGGCGGTGACCGACCGCGGCTCGGATGGCGGTTCCTCGTGCCCATCGTCACCGCAGGCGCCGGCCTCATGTTCGCGATGAGCTTCCAGGCCGCTCAGGGCGACGACCTCCGCGCCGACCGCGACCTGCCGTCCCTCATCATCGAGGGGAACGGGCGCAACGAGGCCAAGGCGAAGGAGCTCGACCTGCTGCAACAGGAGGTCGAAGCCCTGTCCAAGGAGCGCGGTCCGAAGGACAGCCGCCTCGAGGCGCTCAACCGCGAGTCGACGAAGACCGCTGCGGCCGCTGCGGCGACCGCCCTCAAGGGCCCCTCGGTCGAGGTCGTCCTCGACGACTCCAGCCTTTCCCTGGACCAGCTCCCGAGCCGTTACACCGCAGACGACATCGTCGTGCACCAACAGGATGTCCAGGCGGTCGTCAACGCCCTCTGGTCCTCCGGCGCCGAGGCGATGATGATCCAGGACCAGCGGGTCATCTCGACGAGCGCGGTGCGATGCGTCGGCAACACGTTGATCCTCCAGGGACGGGTCTATGCACCGCCCTACCGCATCGAGGCGATCGGCGACGTCGACTCGATGCTCCAGGGCCTCGACGCCGACCCGACGATCAGCACGTACCTCGACTACGTGCAGGCGGTGGGCCTGGGCTGGGCGGTGCACACGCACGCTGAAGCCGAGCTGCCCGCCTACTCGGGATCCGTCGACCTCGACCACGCCACCCCGATCCGCTGACCAGAGAGCCGCCATGTCCGCCACCACCGCTCGCCGCGTGCTCGTCGTCGACAACTACGACAGCTTCGTCTACACGATCGTCGGCTACCTCGAGCAGCTCGGGGCCGACTGCCACGTCGTCCGCAACGACGCCGTCACGGCGAGCGAGGCCGCTCGCTACGACGGAGTCCTCGTGTCACCCGGTCCTGGCACCCCCGAGGAGGCGGGCGTCTCCGTGGCGATCATCGAGGAGTGCGCCCGGACGAGGACGCCGATGTTCGGGGTGTGCCTCGGCCACCAGGCGCTCGCAGTCGTGTTCGGTGCCACGGTCGACCGGGCTCCCGAGCTGCTCCACGGCAAGACCTCCTTGGTCCACCATGACGCCACGGGGGTGCTGCAGGGCTTGCCCTCGCCCTTCACCGCGACCCGGTACCACTCCCTCACCGTGGACCCGTCGACGCTCCCTGCCGAGCTCGTCGCGACCGGCCACACCGACTCGGGGATCGTGATGGCGTTGCGCCATGTCGAGCTGCCGCTGCATGGAGTCCAGTTCCACCCCGAGAGCGTGCTGACCCAGGGCGGCCACCGGATGCTCGCGAACTTCCTCGCCGAGTGCGGTGACGAGGCGGCCGTGGACCGTTCGGCCGGGCTGAGCCCTCTCGTCACCGCGGCGGTGTGATCGGACTCAGCCTGCTCCGCCGTCAGCGGGTGGCTCGCTGGTCGTCGTGCTCGTCTCGGTCCCGCTCGGCGTCTGGATCACGGTCGTCGTCACCGTCTCCGTGGTGGGTTTCGGAGCCGGTGAGGTGGCCACCTCCACCTTGATCTCGGTGCCGATGTCGACCTTCTCCCCCTCCTTGGCCACGGACAGGACCGTGCCGGGAGTCTTGTCCGACTCCACGTCGACCCGCTTCGGGTTGAGCCCGGCCTTGGCGAGCGCGTTGGACGCCAGGGACCAGTCGCGGCCCACCTGGTCATCGGGGACGACGGTCTTGCCGCTTCCGACGACGAGGGTCACCGTCGTGTCCCTGCCGACCTGGGTCCCGATCGGCGGATTGGTCTCGATGACCTTGTCCTTGGCGGTGTCGGGATCGTCCTTCGTCTCGACCCCGACGTTGGTGAGGCCGGCGTCGGCGAGGGCCTTCTCGGCGTCTCCCCGGTCGAAGTTGCGCACGTCGGGGATGGTGATGCTCGCCGGACCGGTCGACACCGTGTAGCGCACCACCGTCCCCTCCTGGACCGCTTCCCCGGCAGCCGGACTCTGCTCGAAGACCTTCCCGGGCTCCATCTCGTTGGAGTCCTCGCTCCGGTTCCCCTGCAAGCCGCGCTGCGCCAGGGCCCGCTCGACAGCGGGCTCGTCCAGACCTCGGAGGTTGGGCACGGTCGTCATCGCGACCGGGGGCTCCTGGTTGCCGAACCAGGTTGCCGCCCCCCAGCCGATGAGGCCGAGGACCGCGAGCACCAGCAGGGTGACCAGAGCGGCGCGGCCCGCGCCGCCGCGCTGCTGACGCTCCTCGACCTCGTCGTGTCCGACGGCCGGCATTCCCGCCGTGTTCTCGTAGCGCTGGCGGCGGGAGGTGATGACGGGTGGCTGCACGACGGTCGCCGCCGCTCCCGCAGCGCCCGCTGCAGGCATCGTCTGCGTCGCCGCTGCACTCGCCGCGCCGGCCGCGCCGGCCGCGAGGGCGCCGCGGGCGGCCGCGCTGATCGGCTGACCGAGCCGGACGTTCTCGAGATCCGCGCGGAAGGAGTCCGCGTCCTGGTAGCGCTGGGTGCGGTCCTTGACCAGGGCGTGGAGCGTCACCGCGTCGAGGTCGCCCCCGACGGCGGCGTTGTACACGCTCGGCGGCTGGGGAGTCTCACCGACGTGCTGGTAGGCGATCGCGACGGGCGAGTCGCCCTGGAAGGGGGGCCGACCGGTCAGCAGCTCGAAGAGCAGGCACCCGGTCGAGTAGAGGTCGCTGCGCGCGTCGACCGTCTGGCCCTGGGCCTGCTCCGGCGAGAGGTACTGCGCCGTGCCCACCACGGACTGCGTCTGCGTCATGGTCGCGGCGCTGTCCGCGATCGCGCGGGCGATGCCGAAGTCCATCACCTTGATGTGGCCGGTCTCGGTGATCATCACGTTGGCCGGTTTGATGTCGCGGTGGACGATGCCCATCCGGTGGCTGTAGGCCAAGGCGTCGAGAATGCCCTCGGTGATCCGGATCGCCTCGGCCGGTGCGAGCTTCTGGTGGACGGTCAGCTGCTGCCGCAGGGTCTTCCCGTCGACGTACTCCATCACCATGTAGGGCACCGTGGTGAGGGTGCCGTTGGGCCCCTCGACCCACGACTCGTCCTCGCCGGAGTCGAAGATGGCGACGATCGAGGGATGGTTGAGCCCGGCTGCCGACTGGGCCTCACGCCGGAACCGCTTGAGAAAGTTCGCGTCGCGGGCCAGGTCCGATCGCAGCATCTTGATCGCGACCTGCCGGCCCAGCCGGGTGTCGTGGCCGAGGTGGACGTCGGCCATGCCGCCGCGGCCGATGAGCTGGCCGACCTCGTACCGTCCGCCGAGGACGCGCGGTGTGGTCGTCACGACTTCTGCCTCTCGTTCGTGCCCTGCGTCATCACTTGTTCCCCTTCCCACGGCCGTTCCCCTTGCCGGGACGGGTTGGATCCACGGTCGGTTCCGCCTTCGCGGTGGGCTCTGGTTTCGCCTGCGCCCGCGTGGACGTCGCGGTCGAGGTCGTCGCCCTGGAGACCGTCGGTGCCGCGGTGGCGGTCGGGCTGGTTGTCGAGACGGCCGGGGGCGCCGTCGGCTGCTGTTGGAGCGTAGCCGTGGGGTCTGCGCCGCCCATGAGGGACCCGAGGGCGAAGGCACCCCAGATCAGGAGGGCCACGAACGGGACGGCGAGCCAGGCCACCGAGGGCCTGCCGCGCTCTTCGGTATGCCGCTGGGCCCGCTTCCGCAGCTCCGCCCGGGTCGGTCGCGGGGCCGGGTCGACCGCGCGGCCCGGGCCGGTCACGTCGGCGTCCGCGACGGACAGCGCCGGGAGCGTCCGAGTGGGGGACGGCTGGGGGGAGAGGGTGGTCGGGGAGGAGCTCAGCGGCATACCTCCCAGGGGAGCGAGCAGCGCGTCGGCGAGGGAACGCGCGTCGGTCGGCCGCTGGTCGGGGTCCTTGACGAGGCAGGCCTCGACGACGGCGCGGAGGTCCTCGGGCACCGTCAGTGGCAGCGGCGGCGGCTCGTCGTTGACCTGCGCGACGGCCGTCGCGACGGGGGTGCCGCAGTCGAACGGCTTGGCGCCGGTGAGCATCTCGTGCGCGATGATGCCGAGGGAGTAGAGGTCGCTCGCCCCGCTCGCCGTCTCGCCGAGGGCCTGCTCGGGGCTGAGGTACTCGGGGGTCCCGAGCACCTCGCCGGTGATCGTGTGGCCCTTGCCCTCGCCGGCGCGGGCGATCCCGAAGTCGGTCAGCTTGGCCTGCCCGCCAGGCGTGACGATGATGTTGGCGGGCTTGACGTCCCGGTGCACCACCCCGGACTCGTGGGCCGCGGCCAGGGCCAACGCCGCTTGGCCGACGATGGAGCGCACCGTGTCGGGCTCGAAGCCCTGTCCTTTCGAGGCGGCGATGATCTCCGAGAGCGGTCGGCCGGGCACCAGCTCCATCACGAGGTAGGGGCTGTCGTTGTCGTCGCCGGAGTCGAACACGGCGGCGATGTTGGGGTGGTGCAGGGCCGCGCTGTGCCGGGCCTCGTCGCGGAACCGGTCCCGATAGCCGGGGTCGTGCGACTCGCGCATGATCTTGACCGCCACCTCACGGCCGAGGACGTCGTCGGTCGCCGACCAGACGTCACCCATGCCTCCCGAGGCGATCGGGGCGCCGAGGGTGTAGCGCGAGCCGAGGACGTGACCGGGTCGGAACGCGGTGCTCATCGGCCGATCACCGCCTCCATGACGGCCTTGGCGATGGGGGCCGCGACCGCGGCGCCACCCACCTCGTTGCCGCTGACCCCGCTCTCCTCGACGATGACGGCCACGGCCACCCGCGCGTCGTCCGCGGGGGCGAAGCTGATGAACCAGGCGTGCGGGCTCTTCTCGAGGTCGTGCTGCGCGGTGCCGGTCTTGCCTCCGACGGCGACCCCGGGGATCTGCGCGCGGCGGCCGCTGCCGTTGTCCACCACGGAGACCATCATCCGCTTGAGGATGTCGGCCGTGCGCGTCGAGACCGCCTGCGACAGCTCCTTCGGGTCGGGCGGGCCGTCGATGACGTCGAGGTCGGCGGTGCGGACCGACTGGATCAGGTAGGGGGTCATCACCCGGCCCTGGTTGGCGATCCCTGCCGCGATCATCGCCATCTGGAGCGGTGTCGTGCGGACCTCGTACTGGCCGATCGCCGACTGGGCCGCCTGGGGCTGGTTCATCTCCGCCGGCATCGTGCTCGGCGAGACCCGCATCGGGATCTGGATCGAGTCGCCGAAGCCGAACTTGGCGGCCTGGGCGCGCAGCTGCTCGCCGCCGAGCTCGAGGCCGAGTGAGCCGAAGGCGGTGTTGCACGAGATCTCGAGCGCATGGAGCAGGGTGGTGCGGTCATCGGGGCCGCAGGGCTGACGGGTCTCGTTGGGCAGCGGCTGGTCCGTGAGCGGCAGGTCCAGCGCGGCGGGGCCGGGAACCATGGAGCTCTCGTCGTCGACGATGCCCTGCTCCAGCGCCGCCGCGGCGGTGACGACCTTGAACGTCGACCCCGGCGGATAGAGGTCACCACTGATGGCCCGGTTGGTGAACGGCTTGGACCGGTCCGTCGAGAGCTTCTTCCACGCCGAGGCGGCTTTGTCCAGGTCATGGCTCGACAGCGGGTTGGGGTCGTACTGCGGGTGGCTCACCATCGCGAGGATCGCGCCGGTCCTCGGGTCGAGGGCGACCACCGCGCCCCGGTTCTTGCCGAGGGCGTCGGAGGCCGCCTGCTGGACCTTGGGGTCGATGGTCAGCTCGATCGTGGCGCCGGCCGTCTCGCGCCCGGTGAGCAGGTCGGTGACCCGGCGGACGAAGAGGCGGTCCGCCTTGCCGGAGAGGAGGTCGTCCGCGGCGTCCTCGAGGCCGAAGGGGTTGCCGACGGAGTAGGCGTAGAAACCGGTGATCTGCGAGTAGAGCCGGCCGTCGGGGTAGGTGCGGAGCCAGCGGTACTGGTCGTCGACCTCGACGGACTTGGCGATGGGCTGTCCCGCGACGAGGATGGAGCCGCGCTCCTGCGCATAGTTGTCGAGGAGCGTGCGCTTGTTGGCGGCCATGCCGCGCATGGACCCGGCCTGCACGAACTGGATGACCGTCGAGGCGACGAGCAGCGCGCCGAAGAGGGCGGCGATGAGGACGGAGAGCCGGCGGATCGCGGTGTTCACAGGCGCACCACCTGCGTCGCCTCCGCGGTCGCGGGGTCGGCGCCGACCCCGATCGGCAGTGCCGGGACGGGGCGGCGGGCCTGGTCGGAGATCCGCAGCAGGAGCGACATGATGATCCAGTTGGCGAGCAGCGAGGATCCCCCCAGGGAGAGGAAGGGCGTCGTGAGCCCGGTCAACGGGATGAGCCGGGTCACGCCGCCGATGACGATGAAGAGCTGGAACGCGACCGAGAAGGTCAGCCCGATGGCGAGCAGCTTCCCGAACCCGTCACGCACACCGAGGGCCGTCCGAACGCCCCGCTCGACGAAGAGCAGGTACAGCATGAGGATTCCGACCGCCCCGATGAGCCCCAGCTCCTCGGCGAGACTGGCGAAGATGTAGTCACTCTCGGCGAAGGGGGTGAGCCACGGCCGACCGGCCCCCAGGCCGGTGCCGGTGAGACCACCGGCAGCCATCCCCCACAGCCCGTTGGCAAGCTGGTTGGAACGCTCGAGGTTCTCCGTGGAGAACGGGTCGAGCCACAGGTCGACCCGCTTCTGGAAGTGCGCGAAGGCCGACAGGGCGAACGCGACGGCAGCCCCGAAGAGGAGCAGGCCGATGGCGATCCACGAGACCCGCTCCGTGGCGACGTAGAGCATCGCCACGAAGAGCCCGAAGAAGAGGAGCGCCGACCCGAGGTCCTTCTCGAAGACGAGGATGAGCAGCGCGAGAACCCAGGCGACGAGGATCGGGCCCAGGTCGCGCCCGCGGGGGAAGGTGAAGCCCAGCACGCGCTTGCCCGCCAGGCTGAGGACGTCACGGGTCTGGACGAGGTAGCCGGCGAAGAAGACGGCCAGGGCGATCTTGGCGAACTCGCCCGGCTGGAAGCTGAACGGCCCGACGGCGATCCAGATCCGGGAGCCGTTGACCTCGCGCCCCAGCCCCGGCACGAGCGGCAGGGTGAGCAGGATGAACCCCACCGCGAGCGAGATGAACGTGTAGCGACGCAGGAGCCGGTGGTCCCGCAGCGTCCAGATCGCGGCGACGGTCAGCGCGACCGCGAGGGCGGTCCAGATGATCTGCTGGTTGGCGTTGCCGTCGGCGCCGAGCCGGCCCGCGGCGAGGTCGAGTCGGTGGATCATGACGAGGCCGAGGCCGTTGAGCGCCGTGGTGATCGGGAGCAGGACCGGGTCGGCGTAGGGCGCCTTCCAGCGCAGCACCACGTGGACGACCCCCGCGAGGACGACGAGGCCGCCGGCGACCGGGATGATCTCGGCGGGGACCGTGCCGTTGCGGTTGAGGTCGACGGTCACCCAGGCCAGCAGCACGACGGCGATCGCCACGATGAGCAGGACCAGCTCGACGCCTCGGCGCGTTCTCGGGGTGACCGGCTCGACGGTGGTCGTCATCCGACCACCTCGGTCGACGACCCCAGCGCGGCGCGGGCGGGCTGGCTCGGGCCCGGTGTCGGGGCTGCATTCGGGGCCGGCGCGGTGGTCGGTGTCGTCGAGGTCGTGGACGACGTCGGGATCGGTGCGGTGCTCGGTGGGGTGCTCGGGCTGGTCGGCGTGGTCGGGGTGGGGGTCGGCGTCGTCACCGGGGTGTCTCCGCACGGGATCCCGGTGGTGGCGAGGCCGCGGCAGCGCAGCGCCTCGGCGCGGAGCCGGTCGACCTTGGCCCGGGCGTCGGCGAGGTCGGCGGCCGGGATGGTCCGGGACACCGCCGCCTGGACGTCGGACGGCAGCTCGGTCACGACCACGTCGCTGCGAACCTCGATGCCGGAGAGGTCGATCGGGCCGATCTCGCCGTCGACCCCGCGGAAGATCGCGACCTGCCCGGCGTCGGCGCCGACGTAGAACTGCTGTTGGGACCAGGCCCACGCCGCGTAGCCGCCGCCGACGAGGATGCCGAGCACGA is a genomic window containing:
- a CDS encoding aminodeoxychorismate/anthranilate synthase component II gives rise to the protein MSATTARRVLVVDNYDSFVYTIVGYLEQLGADCHVVRNDAVTASEAARYDGVLVSPGPGTPEEAGVSVAIIEECARTRTPMFGVCLGHQALAVVFGATVDRAPELLHGKTSLVHHDATGVLQGLPSPFTATRYHSLTVDPSTLPAELVATGHTDSGIVMALRHVELPLHGVQFHPESVLTQGGHRMLANFLAECGDEAAVDRSAGLSPLVTAAV
- the pknB gene encoding Stk1 family PASTA domain-containing Ser/Thr kinase; the encoded protein is MTTTPRVLGGRYEVGQLIGRGGMADVHLGHDTRLGRQVAIKMLRSDLARDANFLKRFRREAQSAAGLNHPSIVAIFDSGEDESWVEGPNGTLTTVPYMVMEYVDGKTLRQQLTVHQKLAPAEAIRITEGILDALAYSHRMGIVHRDIKPANVMITETGHIKVMDFGIARAIADSAATMTQTQSVVGTAQYLSPEQAQGQTVDARSDLYSTGCLLFELLTGRPPFQGDSPVAIAYQHVGETPQPPSVYNAAVGGDLDAVTLHALVKDRTQRYQDADSFRADLENVRLGQPISAAARGALAAGAAGAASAAATQTMPAAGAAGAAATVVQPPVITSRRQRYENTAGMPAVGHDEVEERQQRGGAGRAALVTLLVLAVLGLIGWGAATWFGNQEPPVAMTTVPNLRGLDEPAVERALAQRGLQGNRSEDSNEMEPGKVFEQSPAAGEAVQEGTVVRYTVSTGPASITIPDVRNFDRGDAEKALADAGLTNVGVETKDDPDTAKDKVIETNPPIGTQVGRDTTVTLVVGSGKTVVPDDQVGRDWSLASNALAKAGLNPKRVDVESDKTPGTVLSVAKEGEKVDIGTEIKVEVATSPAPKPTTETVTTTVIQTPSGTETSTTTSEPPADGGAG
- a CDS encoding serine/threonine-protein kinase; translation: MSTAFRPGHVLGSRYTLGAPIASGGMGDVWSATDDVLGREVAVKIMRESHDPGYRDRFRDEARHSAALHHPNIAAVFDSGDDNDSPYLVMELVPGRPLSEIIAASKGQGFEPDTVRSIVGQAALALAAAHESGVVHRDVKPANIIVTPGGQAKLTDFGIARAGEGKGHTITGEVLGTPEYLSPEQALGETASGASDLYSLGIIAHEMLTGAKPFDCGTPVATAVAQVNDEPPPLPLTVPEDLRAVVEACLVKDPDQRPTDARSLADALLAPLGGMPLSSSPTTLSPQPSPTRTLPALSVADADVTGPGRAVDPAPRPTRAELRKRAQRHTEERGRPSVAWLAVPFVALLIWGAFALGSLMGGADPTATLQQQPTAPPAVSTTSPTATAAPTVSRATTSTATSTRAQAKPEPTAKAEPTVDPTRPGKGNGRGKGNK
- a CDS encoding peptidoglycan D,D-transpeptidase FtsI family protein; protein product: MNTAIRRLSVLIAALFGALLVASTVIQFVQAGSMRGMAANKRTLLDNYAQERGSILVAGQPIAKSVEVDDQYRWLRTYPDGRLYSQITGFYAYSVGNPFGLEDAADDLLSGKADRLFVRRVTDLLTGRETAGATIELTIDPKVQQAASDALGKNRGAVVALDPRTGAILAMVSHPQYDPNPLSSHDLDKAASAWKKLSTDRSKPFTNRAISGDLYPPGSTFKVVTAAAALEQGIVDDESSMVPGPAALDLPLTDQPLPNETRQPCGPDDRTTLLHALEISCNTAFGSLGLELGGEQLRAQAAKFGFGDSIQIPMRVSPSTMPAEMNQPQAAQSAIGQYEVRTTPLQMAMIAAGIANQGRVMTPYLIQSVRTADLDVIDGPPDPKELSQAVSTRTADILKRMMVSVVDNGSGRRAQIPGVAVGGKTGTAQHDLEKSPHAWFISFAPADDARVAVAVIVEESGVSGNEVGGAAVAAPIAKAVMEAVIGR